The Kosakonia sp. SMBL-WEM22 sequence AAGCGGCTGGTAATATCACTACGGATTTCGGCCAGAGTTTTACCCACTACGCGAACCTTGCCGATATAGGGGTAGAACATGGTGCCATCCGGCTGCACCCAGTTACCGGTATCGCTGGAGCTGCGATACTGACCGGCAGGGGTGGTCAACTCCGGGTGATCCCATACGGTGACGCTCAGGACATCACCCGGGCCGACGCGGTATTCATAAGAGGAGATCTCTTGATCCAGCGACATGTTTGGCTGGGCAACGTTAACGCGCGGGCGCAGTTGCTCAATCAGACGCGGGGTCAATGGATAAACGTTCACCATACTGTCTAAATCAAAGTCAGCATCCTGCTGTTTAATCACGTCCTTTCCCGATGTCGACATATTGCTACCCGGGAATACGGTGCAGCCACTCATTAAGCTTATGGACACCAATAATGGCATCAATTTCATTTTAGATTTCATCATTGATTAATTATCACTATGGCAGAGTAATTATCCTGTGCGATTTAAATAAGCGCTCAAGCAGTACACAGAATCAGAATGCAGTTAATTCACCAGGAATATAACTAGCATCAGTCCTAAAAAGCATTTATCCAACCCCATGACATTACAGAATAATCCGGCTGCAGTCATGCCGACAGGCATGCTACCGCCCCTGGCTTCCAGTTACCAATGCACTGATCATCGATATGTCGTTGATAGTCATCCTTTACATCCTCGTCAGGGCGCCAGCTACGGCGCGCTAAATACGGCGGGTATCCTTTTCCGCATCGAATAACAACGCGGAAATTAACATCGCAGGTATATTTGAAAGATGCCGATGGAATTGTTGCAGCTAAGGCTAAGGCAGGCAAGGCGGCATCTCCTGACTGAAGCTTTTTTAAGAATAATATTAACCTCTGGTTTTTATCATTTTAGGAATTAACTTATATTGACAACATGACATTACGCCGAGGCTCATGCGATAGTTCCTAAATTCCAATGTTAAATAGCTAAAAATAACTTAATCACGCCGCGGGAATAGAATTAAATAAGTCTTAATTATCTTATTAAATAAGAATAATCGCAGGCAGCATTGCATTCGACGTTAAAGTTACCCATGATCTGCCTGTGACAAGTGTCATCTTTTATAAGGTCTTACGCTAACAATGGAGTGGATTGCTGATCCATCAATCTGGGCCGGGCTGATCACATTGGTGGTCATTGAGCTGGTACTCGGTATTGATAACCTGGTTTTTATCGCCATCCTGGCGGAAAAATTACCGCCCGCAGAGCGCGATCGTGCGCGCGTGACCGGTTTGATCCTTGCCATGCTGATGCGCCTGCTGCTGCTGGCCTCCATTTCGTGGCTGGTCACGCTGACGCAACCGCTTTTTACTGTTCGCGATTTAAGCTTTAGCGCCCGCGATCTCATCATGCTCTTCGGCGGCCTGTTCCTGCTGTTCAAAGCGACGGTAGAGCTGAATGAACGGCTTGAGGGGAAAGACAGTGATAACCCCAGCCAGCGGCGCGGGGCAAAATTTTGGGCGGTCGTCGCGCAAATCGTAGTGCTTGACGCAGTCTTCTCGCTCGACTCGGTGATCACCGCCGTCGGCATGGTAGACCATCTTGCGGTGATGATGGCCGCGGTCATTATCGCCATCTCGCTGATGCTGATGGCGAGTAAGGCCCTCACCCGCTTCGTCAATAACCACCCGACGATTGTGATCCTCTGTCTCAGCTTCCTGCTGATGATTGGCTTTAGCCTGGTCGCGGAGGGCTTTGGTTTCCATATCCCGAAAGGCTATCTCTATGCAGCGATTGGCTTCTCGGTGATGATTGAGTCCCTCAATCAGCTGGCTATCTTTAACCGTCGCCGTTTCCTGTTTGCCAACCACACGCTGCGCCAGCGCACCACCAAAGCGGTAATGCGTCTGCTCAGTGGGCGTAAAGAGGATGCAGAGCTGGATGCGCAAACTGCCTCTATGCTGCGGGACAGCGACGATGCGCAGATTTTCAATCCGCAGGAGCGGCGGATGATTGAGCGCGTGCTGAACCTCAATCAGCGCACGGTAAGCAGCATCATGACTTCACGTCACGATATCGAACATATCGATCTCAACGCGCCGGAAGCGGAGGTGCGTGCCCTGCTGGATAAAAACCAGCACACACGCATTGTGGTCACCGGCGGCGAGCAGGAGGAGTCGCTGCTCGGCGTGGTGCATATTCTCGATCTGTTGCAGCAGTCCCTGCATGGTGAACCGCTGGATCTGCGCGTGCTGGTACGCCAGCCGCTGGTCTTCCCGGAAGGGCTGCCGCTGCTGCAGGCGCTGGAGCAGTTCCGCAATGCCCGAACCCACTTCGCTTTTGTCGTTGATGAGTTCGGCTCGGTGGAAGGGGTGGTGACATTAAGCGATGTGATGGAGACCATCGCCGGCAATCTGCCCAACGAGGTGGAAGAGATTGACGCCCGTCATGATATTCAGAAAAACAGCGATGGTAGCTGGACCGCCAACGGCCATATGCCGCTGGAGGATCTCATTCAGTATGTGCCCCTTCCGCTCGATGATAAACGCGATTACCACACCATCGCCGGGCTGTTAATGGAGCATTTGCAGCGTATTCCCGCCGCGGGCGAAGAGGTCACCATCGGCGATTTCCACCTGAAAACGCTGGAAGTTGAGAGCCATCGGGTGCAGAAAGTGCAGCTGATTCCCGTGGCAAGCGACGTTCCGTCAGACGAAGTGTAAACCAGCCGGGGTGCGCCCCGGCTTCTCCCTCCCCTCCGGATTTGTCAATCGCGCCCACACCCTCTGACAATGTTGTGCGCCTATCCAATGCATGAAAAATCTTGTTTTTACACGAATCTGCACGATATGATGATTTAAAACGCAAACAGGAGTATCTATGCACTCTGAACAGGCACAAGCACGTATCATTTCGGCGATCCCGCTGTCGCAGGATTGGGGAAAGCTGACCAAATACACCTTCGATCTTCGCCGCCGCGACGGGGAGTGGCAGCGGCAGAGCCGGGAGGTGTACGACCGCGGTAATGGCGCAACGATCCTGCTCTATAACCGTGCTAAACGCAGCGTAATCCTCACCAGGCAGTTTCGCTTACCGCTGTTTGTTAACGATCATGCCGGTATTTTACTGGAAGCCGCCGCCGGGCTGCTGGATGAACTGGACGCGGAGACGCGCATAAAACAGGAGGCTGAAGAGGAGACTGGCTACCGTCTGGATCGGGTTGAAAAGGTGTTCGAAGCCTGGATGAGCCCCGGCTCGGTCAGTGAGAAGCTGCACTTTTTTATTGCTGAATATGATGAAAGCCGGCGCACCGGCAACGGCGGCGGTCTCATTGAGGAGGGGGAGGATATTGAAGTGGTGGAGATGACCTTTGCTGACGCGCTGGCCGCGATCCACAGCGGAGAGATTGCCGATGGCAAAACCATTATGCTGCTCCAGCACCTGGCCTTAGAAGGGATTCTTTAATAACCTCGTTACACCTGCAGGCCTGATAAGGCAACGCTGCCATCAGGCATCACACCGCGCATCCCCCCCAGGCCTGATAAAGCGCAGCCGCCATCAGGCATTCTGCCCGATGGCACCCTACTTACATCTTCTCAAGCAGCTTCTTCACATCTTTGCTGCTCTGCTTATCCTTATTGCGATCGGCCCAGTCGCTCAGGCGACGTTTGGCCTCATCCTGCAGATGCTTACGCAGCAGCTGATCAACCTGCAAAGTGTAATTCAGCGCCTGCCATGACCCATAAACACGCAGCGGGATCGGCGTCGTTTTCAGGAAGTCGATCAGCTCGCTCTCTCCTTGCCACCCACTCAAAACCTGGATGTTAAAGCGGGTATCAGCCTGCTCCTTGACCAGATCCATTTTGCCTTCACCGGTAAGGGTAATCAGCGGCGAGCTGCCCTGCATATTGCTCAGCGTCATCTGTCCCGCTTTCAGCGCCAGATCGCTGCTAAAGCTGTCGAGCCGCGTCGCCGTGTCATATTTTTCCTGCGTCTGCACATCGGTACTGCGCGCCACCGCCTGCTGCACCAGCTGCTGGAAGTTGAGCCCTTCCATGCGGCTATTTTTCAGCTCAACGTGCGCCTCGCCTTGCCAAAGGCGACGAAACTCGTCGGCATCAATGCTCGGGCCGGAAAAATCACCTGCCATCGAGAGGCGGCCGGTAAGCGCGATGGGGTAATTAAAGGCTTTAAGAATGTCCCCTATCTCGACATTTTCGAGACGCGGCTGGAACACCGCACGCGATGCATCGCGGCGCACATCCAACTGCCCCGGTAGAGAGATCTGCCCGGCGCCCATCTTGCCCTGCAGAGTTGGAATGGCTAGCAGGCCTGCATTGTTATTGAACTGCCCGCTGACATCAGCAAACTGCATCCCACGCCAGCGCACCGCTTTTGCAGTGATCCCCACCTGGGCGGTGAAATCGCGCAGGCCATTGAAATGCGGCACATCGGCGCTGTTAGCAATTACCGGACGCGGCGGGCGGCTTTGCGCGACGCCCTGTTGATTCGGCGCACTGTTACCCGCCGCGCTATTCTGCGAGGGCAACAGGTTATCGAGATTGAGATTATCAAACTGCAGATCCAGCGCCCAGACAGGTAAAGTACCGAAGGTCACGCTGCCATTGCCGGTCAGGACGCTGTCATTGGCGCGCAGCTTCAACGCGTTCAGCGCCAGCCGTTGCTGTTCGCCCTGCCACTGCGCCTGCAGCTCACCTTCGCCTTCAATCCCCTGAGACGGTATATCGCCGCCGCGCAGCTGCCACTTGACGTTATTCACCACCGCAGAGAGGTTATGCGGATAGTCGTGGGCATCGACATTAGCGCGTAGCGCCAGGGTTAAATCACGTTGATTGCGGTTGATGCGCCCGGAAAACTCCAGCGCCGCCTGGTGCCTGTCATCCTGCTCCATCTGCAGCCGGATATCGCGTACCGTTACCTGCTCATCATCCTCATGCTGTAACACCAGCACGCTGTCCGCTATCTGTAAACTGCTGATATCCCACGACCAGCCGCGATCCTCTTCCGCCTGCGGCAGCGTATTTTCACGCGGCGCGACCGGCGCATCTTTATCCACTTTGGCCTGAGTTTCGGGCGTGAGCTGGATCACCGCGCCTTTTAACATTACCTGCTTAACATGCAGCTGGTGGGAAAGCAGAGGCAGGAGATTGACGTCGAGGCGCATATTGTCCGCTTTCACCACCGGCGTCTGCGCGCCCGGCGCGGTTAAGCTCATACGCCCTGAGAGAATGCTGAGCTGCGGCCAGACGTGCCAGCGCAATGGGCCATCAAGCTGTAACTGATAACCACTGCGGGCCTCAACCTGACGCACCATATAAGCACGGAAATCGTTGGGGTTGACCAGCAACACCAACGCTGACAGGCCGGCAATCAGCACGACCAACAGAATCATCAGCGTGGTTAACACTCTTCTCATGGCGTCCTCTGCAGAGATAACTTGCTCAGTCTTTATCGATACGGCTGGCAACCGCACCCTGCTGATCGCGATACTTCGCATCTTCGCGGCGGTTGTAGGGGCGCTCGGCCGGGCCGGAGAGCGGTTCGAAGCTCAGCGCGCCGATCAGCATGCCGGGGCGCAGAGCCAGCGGCAGTTTGCCTGAATTATAGAACTCCAGCACGATACAACCAGACCAGCCGGGATCGATACGGTGCGCGGTCACGTGCACCATCAGCCCTAATCGCGCAAGCGACGAGCGGCCATCAAGCCAACCGACGAGGTCTGCCGGCAGAGTGACGGACTCATAGGTCACCGCCAAGGCCAGCTCACCCGGATGGAGGAAAAAGGCTTCGCCGTCGGCGAGGACAATCTCATCACTCATCACCCGATCGAGGGCAGCAGTCACTTCCTGCTTCGGCCCGCTCAAATCGATAAATGCGGCGGTGTGACCACTGAATGTGCGGAATTTGTTGCCCAGACGGACATCCACCGTCGCGCCATTAATTCGTTCTACCGGCGGACGCGGGTTTATTGCGAGTCGGCCCTCATTCATCCAGGCTTCGATATCGCGGTCACAAAGACGCATGGCACATTCTCCTTTGGTGCGACACGCCCCTGAAAAAGCCTCAGGGGACGGGTAGTTAACACTGAGTTTGACAGCCTAACATGTATTATTCAAAAAATTGGCTGATTTTGGCTTTCAGAATGTCGATAGCGATACGGTTCTTGCCGCCGCGCGGCACGATGATATCGGCATACTGCTTAGAGGGTTCAATAAATTGCAGGAACATCGGACGCACGGTTTTCTGATACTGTGCCATCACCGAATCCATCGAACGACCACGTTCATTGACGTCGCGTTTTATACGGCGCATAAGGCAGATATCGAGCGGCGTATCGACAAAAATCGAGAAGTTCATCTCATCGCGCAGGCGTGAGTCGGTCAGCAGCAGGATCCCTTCCAGGATGATGACTTTTTTGGCTTCGATACGAATGGTTTCTGCGGTGCGGGTATGTTCAACATAGCTGTACACCGGTAACTCAATGGATTCGCCGCGCTTAAGCGACTGAAGATGCTGGAATAACAGACTGTGATCCATCGCGCTAGGATGGTCATAGTTGGTTTTAACACGCTCTTCCATCGACAGATGGCTTTGATCTTTGTAGTAGCTGTCTTCGGGAATAACGCCAATGTGTTCATCACCCACCTGCTCGCGTAACTCGCGGTAAAGCGTACTGGCAATAAGACTTTTACCTGAAGCAGATGCGCCGGCGATGCCGATGATGACGCACTGATGTGACTGATCAGTCATAAATTTAGGGACCTGATTAACCTGGATGTAAAGGAAGGAAGACGCCTGGGCGTCAAACGCGGCAATTATAGGGATTTCACCGCCGCGATACCAGTCGAAAGCGCTGGTCAGGACGATAAGCAAAAATGGCGGCATTTTTCGCCAAACTGCGCGCTATTTTTCTCAGCAAGGTGGGTAAAAATGACGCACCGGACGCATTTTAGGCACTCACTAAGTAATTAATAACTCTATGATGTCAATTTATGAGCGCGCGCCATAGGAATTGTAAATTGTTTGTACTAGCATAATCCGAAATTCTCATTTCATTCGTCGGCCGCCGTGTCGGACGGCACAGGGTTGCGGATAAAGCGGTAATGAAAAAACACTACCAACACGTTTTGGTTACCACACCACATCCTGTGCTGAGGCTGTTAAGTCTTGGGCTGCTGTCGTTTCTCTTCACGCTCTTCTCCCTTGAGCTGATTCGATTTGGCACCATCATTGCGCCGCTCTGGTTTCCCACAGCAATTATGACCGTGGCGTTTTATCGCCATGCCGGCAAAATGTGGCCAGGTATTGCCCTCGCCTGCGCACTGGGCAACGTTGCTGCCACCGTCGCACTCTTTTCGCCGTCGTTTGTCGATTTGCGCTATACCCTGGTCAATATTATTGAAGCCGTCGCAGGCGCGATCCTGCTGCGCAAGCTGCTGCCCTCTTACAATCCGCTAAAAAATCTCGCTGACTGGATACGCCTCGCCATTGGCAGCGTACTTATACCGCCGCTGATTGGCGGGGTACTTATCTGCCTGCTGGTGCCGACGGAAAACCTGCTACGCACCTTTATTATCTGGGTAGTTTCTGAGGCGATCGGCGCGCTGGCGCTGGTGCCGCTCGGCCTGCTCTTCAAACCACACTACCTGCTGCGCCATCGCAACCCGAAACTTCTGCTGGAAACGCTGGTCACCCTAACTCTGACGCTGCTGCTGAGCTGGCTGGCGCTGCACTATCTGCCGTGGCCCTTTACCGCCGTGATTGTGCTGCTAATGTGGAGCGCAGTGCGCCTGCCGCGCATGGAAGCTTTCTTAGTTTATCTCGCAACAGTGATGGTCGCCTCGCTGGTGCTTGCCATCGATCCCGGCGTCGTCACCTCATCGAAAAGCAGTGTGATGATGAACGCACCCTGGCTGCCATTTTTGATGATCCTTCTGCCAGTGCATGTCATGACGATGGTGATGTACGCCTTTCGCACCGAGCGCAAGCACATCATCGAGAGCGAGGCGCGTTTTCGTAACGCCATGGAGTATTCGGCCATCGGCATGGCGCTGGTCGGTACCGAGGGGCAGTGGCTGCAGGCTAACAAAGCGCTGTGCCAGTTTCTCGGCTACAGCCAGGAGGAGCTGCGTCTGATGACCTTCCAGCAGCTCACCTGGCCGGAAGATCTCGCCCGCGATATGGCGCAGCTGGCGCAGCTGGTGCGCGGTGATATTCCCAGCTACTCGATGGAGAAACGTTACTACACGCGTAACGGCGACCTGGTATGGGGGCTGCTGGCAGTCTCGGTGGTGCGTCACGCCAATGGCTCGCCGCTCTACTTTATTGCCCAGGTTGAAGATATCAACGATCTGAAACAGACCGAATGGGTTAACAAACGGCTGATGGAGCGCATTACCCTTGCCAACGAAGCGGGCGGTATCGGCATCTGGGAGTGGGAGCTGGAGCCGGACATCATCAGCTGGGATAAACGGATGTTTGAGATGTATGAAGTGCCAGCCCATCTCAAACCGACCTGGCAGTTGTGGTACGAACGCATTGTGCCGGAAGACAGGCCAGAAACCGAGCGGGTGATCCGTGATGCGCTGGCGTCGCGAATCGCGTTCAAGCTCGAGTTTCGTATTGCCGTAAAAGATGGCATCCGCCATATTCGCTCGCTGGCGAACCGCGTGCTTAATAAGCAGGGCGAGGTCGAACGGCTGCTCGGCGTCAGTATGGATATGACGGAGGTAAAGCAGCTTAACGAGGCGCTGTACCAGGAGAAGGAGCGGCTGCACATCACCCTCGACTCCATCGGCGAAGCGGTGCTCTGCACCGATGTCGCAATGAAAGTGACCTTTATGAATCCGGTTGCCGAGAAGATGAGCGGCTGGTCGCAGGAGAGCGCCATCGGTCAGCCTCTGCTGAAGGTGCTACACATCACTTTTGGCGATAGCGGCCCGGTACTGGAAAATATTCACAGTGGGGATATGTCGCGCACAGATATTGAACAGGACGTAGTGCTGCACTGCCGCGCGGGCGGTAGCTTCGACATTCACTACACCATTACCCCGCTCAGCACCCTCGACGGGCAGAATATCGGCTCGGTGCTGGTGATTCAGGATGTGACCGAGTCGCGCAAAATGCTGCGCCAGCTGAGCTACAGCGCCTCGCACGATGCCCTCACACACCTGGCGAACCGCGTCAGCTTCGAGGCGCATCTTAAACGCCTGCTTTCAACGGTGCAGGAGTTCCATCAACGTCATGCGCTGGTGTTTATCGATCTCGACCGCTTCAAAGCGGTCAACGATACTGCCGGGCATGCTGCCGGCGATACGCTACTACGGGAAATCTCAACACTGATGCTCAGCCTGCTGCGCTCAACGGACATTCTTGCCCGCCTCGGCGGCGACGAATTTGGGTTGCTGCTGCCGGAGTGTAATGTTGAAAGCGCGCGTTATATCGCCGGTCGTATGATTGAAGCTATCAATGACTATCACTTTAGCTGGGAAGGCCGCGAGCACCGTATCGGTGCCAGTGCCGGGATCACGATTATTGATGAGTACAACCATCAGGCTTCCGAGGTGATGTCGCAGGCCGATATCGCCTGCTACGCCTCGAAACACAGTGGACGTGGCCGTGTGACGGTCTATGAACCGAAGCAGGACCTGATGCAGCAGGAGCGCTCAATGATGTCGCTGGAGGAGCAGTGGCGCATCATTAAAGAGAACCATCTGCTGATGATTGCGCGCGGCGTCGCCTCGCCGCGTGTGCCAGAGGCGTGCAACTTCTGGCTACTCTCCCTGCGTTTATGGACCAGTGAAGGAGAAGTGATGGAGGAGCATGCGTTTCGCGCCAGCCTCCACGAGCCGGAGCTGATTCGCGCCCTCGACCAACGCGTCTTCCATGAGTTTTTCCATAAGCATGCTGCGGCTATCACCGCCAAAGGGTTGGGCGTCGCTCTGCCCCTCTCAGTACATGGGTTGGCAAGCAGCAACCTGGTGGATGAGCTGTTATTGATGCTGGAGAGCGGTCCGATGCCGGGACGTCTGCTGCATCTGGTGATCCCGGCAGATGCGCTGGTCCGGGAGGGCCATAACCGGATTGAGAACCTCAGACGCCTGCGGCAGGCGGGTTGTCGCATTATCCTCAGCCGTGTCGGACACGATCTGGAGGTGTTCGAGCGTATTACGCCGCATATGGCTGATTATCTGCTGCTGGAGCCGGAGATGGTCTCCAATGTCCATGGCAATTTGATGGATGAGATGATGGTGACCATCATTCAGGGACATGCTCAGCGCCTTGGGCTGAAGAGCATCGCCGGACCAACGCATCAGCCAATGATCATGGACACCCTCTCCGGTATCGGTATTGATCTGATCTATGGCGATACTATCTCCCAGGCACATCCGCTGGATTTGATGCTCAATACCAGCTATTTCGCCATCAACTAACTGCCGGATAGCGTCACACTTCCCGTAGGCCCGATAAGCGCAGCGCCATCGGGCATTACATTACGGCTCGGGCGACCAGTCCTGCGTAAACCAGATATGCAGCAGCGCATACGAGCGAAACGGCTGCCAGCGCTCGGCATATCGGCGCGTCTGCGCAGGCGTCATGCCGGCAAAACGCTGCTTAATGGCGTAATCGTCCGGCAAGAAGATATCTTTCGCCTGCCAGCCGCGCAGCGCAAAGTAGTTCGCCGTCCAGCGCCCAATCCCCGGATAGTTCAGCAGCGTTTTTACCCCCTGCTCCACATCATCCGGCGTCTGTAGCGGAAAGGTGCCGTCACAGGCAGCCCTGGCAAGGGTAATCAATGCCTCGGCGCGTTTTAGCGGCATCCCGAGGCTCTTCAGCACCTGTGCATCAGCGGCGGCAATCTGTTGCGCGGTGGGAAACGTAATAAAACCCGGTGCTTCATCCATCACCTCACCATAACGGTGTGCGACTTTCGCCGTCAGCTTTGCCGCCATCGCCACGCTCACCAGTTGCCCGAGCACCGCGCGCACCGCCTGCTCAAAGGGATCGACTGAGCCGGGCAGCCGCAGACCGGGGCGCGCGGCTGCAAGCTCGCCCAACAGCGTATTGATACGCTTCGGCTCGCAGGCGAGATCAAATAACCTCTCCAGACGCTGCAAACAGTGTTCGGCAATCGGCTCAAGCCCCTCACTTAAGGTGACCTTCAGCGTCGCGCTTTTCTCATCCGGTTCAGCGGTGATAATTCCGCGATGGTCACCAAAAGCGTAGGAGCGCACATAACGTGTCTCGCTCACCTCTTCTATGCCCGCGACGGCGCGCGCGCCTAAAAATCTTAACATCCACGCCCAGTCATAAGGCGGCTGCCAGTGCAGTGTGTACATAAAATCTCTCCGCTGATATTGCTAAAAGCATAACAACTCAGGGAATTTTCGCCTTGCTTTCATATTCCGGTTGTCGCCCCGCATGCATTCGGCTAAAGTCGCCCCCCTTCTTCACAGGCATGGGGATTGCACAGTGTTTATTGGTTTTGATTACGGTACGGCAAACTGCTCGGTAGCGGTGATGCGCGATAATGTGCCACAGCTGCTGACCATGGAAAATAACAGTACCTTACTGCCATCAATGCTCTGCGCGCCGACGCGCGAAGCGGTGAGCGAGTGGCTTTATCGCCACCATCAAGTCCCGGCCACGGGGAGTGAAACCCAGGCGCTGCTGCGCCGGGCGGTGAGCTTCAACCGCGAAGAGGATATTGAAATTAATCCCGCCAGCGTTCAGTTCGGCCTTGCTTCGCTGCGCCAGTATGTGAGCGATCCGGAAGAGGTCTACTTCGTTAAATCACCGAAGTCATTTCTCGGTGCCAGCGGCCTGAAGCCGCAGCAGATCGCGCTGTTTGAAGATCTGGTCTGCGCCATGATGCTGCATATTCGCAAGCAGGCAGAGAGCCAGTTGCCGGAGACGATTCGCCAGGCCGTAATTGGTCGCCCCATTAACTTCCAGGGGCTCGGCGGCGATGAGGCTAACGCTCAGGCGCAGGGTATTCTTGAACGCGCTGCAACGCGCGCAGGCTTCGAAGAGGTGGTGTTCCAGTTCGAACCGGTCGCCGCAGGGCTTGATTTTGAAGCGACACTCACTGAAGAGAAGCGTGTGCTGGTGGTCGACATTGGCGGCGGTACCACCGACTGCTCGCTGATCCTGATGGGGCCGCAGTGGCGCGAGAAAGCGGATCGCAGCGCCAGCCTGCTCGGCCATAGCGGCTGCCGCGTTGGCGGGAACGATCTCGACATCGCGCTGGCGTTCAAAAACCTGATGCCGCTGCTCGGCATGGGCGGACAGACGGAAAAAGGCATTGCGCTGCCGATCCTGCCGTGGTGGAACGCGGTGGCAATCAACGATGTTCCGGCACAGACAGAGTTCTACAGCACGGCAAACGGCCGCCTGTTAAACGATCTGCTGCGCGATGCGCGCGACGCCGAGAAGGTCGCCCTGCTGGTGAAAGTATGGAAGCAGCGCCTTGGCTACCGGCTGGTGCGCAGCGCGGAAGAGAGCAAAATCGCCCTCTCCGATACGCAGCAGGTGACCGCTTCACTGCCGTTTATCAGCGACAGCCTCGCCACTGCCATCGATCAGCAGGGGCTGGAAAATGCCCTTAACCAGCCGCTGCAGCGCATTATTGAGCAGGTTCAGCTGGCGCTGGCAACCAGTAATGAGACGCCGGATGTGATCTACTTAACCGGCGGCAGCGCCCGCTCACCGATTATCAAAAAAGCGCTGGC is a genomic window containing:
- the alkA gene encoding DNA-3-methyladenine glycosylase 2, encoding MYTLHWQPPYDWAWMLRFLGARAVAGIEEVSETRYVRSYAFGDHRGIITAEPDEKSATLKVTLSEGLEPIAEHCLQRLERLFDLACEPKRINTLLGELAAARPGLRLPGSVDPFEQAVRAVLGQLVSVAMAAKLTAKVAHRYGEVMDEAPGFITFPTAQQIAAADAQVLKSLGMPLKRAEALITLARAACDGTFPLQTPDDVEQGVKTLLNYPGIGRWTANYFALRGWQAKDIFLPDDYAIKQRFAGMTPAQTRRYAERWQPFRSYALLHIWFTQDWSPEP
- the yegD gene encoding molecular chaperone produces the protein MFIGFDYGTANCSVAVMRDNVPQLLTMENNSTLLPSMLCAPTREAVSEWLYRHHQVPATGSETQALLRRAVSFNREEDIEINPASVQFGLASLRQYVSDPEEVYFVKSPKSFLGASGLKPQQIALFEDLVCAMMLHIRKQAESQLPETIRQAVIGRPINFQGLGGDEANAQAQGILERAATRAGFEEVVFQFEPVAAGLDFEATLTEEKRVLVVDIGGGTTDCSLILMGPQWREKADRSASLLGHSGCRVGGNDLDIALAFKNLMPLLGMGGQTEKGIALPILPWWNAVAINDVPAQTEFYSTANGRLLNDLLRDARDAEKVALLVKVWKQRLGYRLVRSAEESKIALSDTQQVTASLPFISDSLATAIDQQGLENALNQPLQRIIEQVQLALATSNETPDVIYLTGGSARSPIIKKALAETLPGITIAGGDDFGSVTAGLARWAQVVFR